In a single window of the Micromonospora inositola genome:
- a CDS encoding GNAT family N-acetyltransferase, with translation MIDAGLRDRAGRHVTLRSVDDGNWRAVADVAPRDDQRDWVPALAARYLVLTMRSDVWTSLAVVADEAVVGHVMWGVDDDGSRWIGGLVIDAAEQDRGVGRAAVRTLADWLAAQDGGHPVRLSYHPDNTAAARLYESMGFVPTGAMEGDEVVAELSPAS, from the coding sequence ATGATCGATGCCGGGTTGCGCGACCGCGCCGGCCGCCACGTCACCCTGCGGTCGGTGGACGACGGGAACTGGCGGGCCGTCGCCGACGTCGCTCCCCGCGACGACCAGCGGGACTGGGTGCCCGCCCTGGCCGCCCGGTACCTGGTGCTGACCATGCGCTCGGACGTCTGGACCTCGCTGGCCGTGGTCGCCGACGAGGCGGTGGTCGGGCACGTCATGTGGGGCGTGGACGACGACGGCTCCCGCTGGATCGGCGGCCTGGTGATCGACGCCGCGGAGCAGGACCGGGGCGTGGGGCGGGCCGCCGTCCGCACCCTGGCTGACTGGCTCGCGGCGCAGGACGGCGGCCACCCCGTCCGGCTGTCGTACCACCCGGACAACACCGCCGCCGCCCGCCTCTACGAGTCCATGGGCTTCGTTCCCACCGGCGCGATGGAGGGCGACGAGGTCGTCGCCGAACTGTCGCCGGCCTCCTGA
- a CDS encoding helix-turn-helix domain-containing protein, whose product MTTTDGLTSILDWVQTGLDDPAISPVDLAARAHLSRFHFDRLIAAATGEPPGALRRRLLLERAAHRLITTDRTVLDIAVEAGYGSHEAFTRAFLRAYGRVPTAVRRRRPLTFRELELPCPSGVHFQPPGGLRLPAAHQETPMNVLQHLVDHHVETLTAVIDRAAGLGEEILDRPVTVSVETIDDRPTLRSLINAMVTQEEHWLSALRGGDWPDESDQSIEGLAARHAAAGRDYRAFVARTLADGTLGDTFVDTTCTPPTTHTLGGTIGHVITFAAVRRTLAIGALHTAGITDLGAGDPRPYLDARAG is encoded by the coding sequence ATGACCACGACGGACGGGCTGACCAGCATCCTCGACTGGGTGCAGACCGGTCTCGACGACCCGGCGATCAGCCCGGTCGATCTCGCGGCCCGGGCCCATCTCTCCCGGTTCCACTTCGACCGGCTGATCGCCGCGGCGACCGGGGAGCCCCCCGGCGCGCTGCGGCGGCGGCTGCTGCTCGAGCGGGCGGCCCACCGGCTCATCACCACCGACCGCACCGTCCTGGACATCGCGGTCGAGGCCGGGTACGGCTCGCACGAGGCGTTCACCCGCGCGTTCCTGCGGGCGTACGGCCGGGTTCCCACCGCCGTGCGACGGCGCCGACCGCTCACCTTTCGGGAGCTGGAGCTGCCCTGTCCCAGTGGTGTCCACTTCCAACCTCCCGGCGGCCTGCGGCTGCCGGCCGCGCACCAGGAGACCCCAATGAACGTGCTGCAGCATCTGGTCGACCACCACGTCGAGACCCTGACCGCGGTCATCGACCGGGCCGCCGGGCTGGGCGAGGAGATCCTCGACCGGCCGGTCACCGTCTCGGTGGAGACGATCGACGACCGGCCCACCCTCCGTTCGCTGATCAACGCGATGGTGACCCAGGAGGAGCACTGGCTCTCGGCGCTGCGTGGCGGCGACTGGCCGGACGAGAGCGATCAGTCGATCGAAGGGCTGGCGGCCCGGCACGCGGCGGCCGGTCGGGACTATCGGGCCTTCGTCGCGCGGACGCTGGCCGACGGCACCCTCGGCGACACCTTCGTCGACACCACCTGCACGCCGCCGACCACCCACACCCTGGGCGGCACCATCGGCCATGTGATCACCTTCGCGGCGGTCCGCCGGACGCTGGCCATCGGCGCCCTGCACACCGCCGGCATCACCGACCTGGGCGCGGGCGACCCCCGGCCGTACCTCGACGCCCGCGCCGGCTGA
- the dapB gene encoding 4-hydroxy-tetrahydrodipicolinate reductase, with amino-acid sequence MTDEQEKGPAEPIRVGVLGARGRMGMEVCKAVDAATDMDLVAMIDQGDWLFNASDAGAEVVVDFTTPDAVMDNLHWCIDQGINVVVGTTGFTEQRLERVRGWLERKPGVGVVIAPNFGIGAVLMMQFAARAAQHFESVEIIEQHHPRKLDAPSGTATHTARRIAAARAEAGLGPVPDATKDEVPGARGAEIDGIRVHAVRATGLVAHQEVLLGTTGETLTIRHDSYDRASFMPGVLLAVRAVRHRPGLTVGLDALLD; translated from the coding sequence GTGACTGACGAGCAGGAGAAGGGCCCGGCCGAGCCGATCCGGGTCGGCGTGCTGGGGGCCCGCGGCCGGATGGGCATGGAGGTCTGCAAGGCGGTCGACGCGGCCACCGACATGGACCTGGTGGCGATGATCGACCAGGGCGACTGGCTGTTCAACGCCTCCGACGCGGGCGCCGAGGTGGTCGTCGACTTCACCACCCCGGACGCCGTCATGGACAACCTGCACTGGTGTATCGACCAGGGCATCAACGTCGTGGTGGGCACCACCGGCTTCACCGAGCAGCGGCTGGAGCGGGTGCGCGGCTGGCTGGAGCGCAAGCCCGGCGTGGGCGTGGTGATCGCCCCCAACTTCGGCATCGGTGCAGTGCTGATGATGCAGTTCGCCGCCCGTGCGGCCCAGCACTTCGAGTCGGTCGAGATCATCGAGCAGCATCACCCACGCAAGCTGGACGCCCCGAGCGGCACGGCGACGCACACCGCGCGGCGGATCGCGGCCGCCCGCGCCGAGGCCGGCCTCGGCCCCGTGCCGGACGCCACCAAGGACGAGGTGCCGGGCGCGCGGGGCGCCGAGATCGACGGGATACGTGTCCACGCGGTCCGGGCCACCGGGCTGGTCGCCCATCAGGAGGTGCTGCTCGGCACCACCGGGGAGACGCTGACCATCCGGCACGACTCGTACGACCGCGCCTCCTTCATGCCCGGCGTGCTGCTGGCCGTCCGCGCGGTGCGCCACCGCCCGGGCCTGACCGTCGGCCTGGATGCGCTGCTCGACTGA
- a CDS encoding M16 family metallopeptidase, whose translation MAPSGTVRHATGSQPGRAGGSARAVTRTLSDDPLGGTVRRTVLPSGLRVLTEAIPAMRSVSFGIWVAVGSRDETGPQAGAAHFLEHLLFKGTRKRSALEISSEIEAVGGETNAFTTKEYTCYYARVLDEDLPLAIDVMCDAVADSVLEPADVETERGVILEEIAMHDDEPGDEVHDLFARAVYGDHPLGRLISGTEETVTPMTRRQIQSFYRRRYTPPQIVIAAAGNLDHAAVVKLVRQALRGTPLDADPATPAPHRPATPAVRTKPATTLVEPKETEQAHVILGCPGIDRTDERRFALGVLNNVLGGGMSSRLFQEIRERRGLAYSVYSYASQYADSGLFAVYAGCAPGKVDEVLELTRAELRRVAADGITADELARGKGMSKGSFVLGLEDTGSRMSRLAKGELLYGDLMPVDELLARVDAVTLDDVNALAAELLSRPMSLAVVGPFGENDFTG comes from the coding sequence GTGGCGCCGTCCGGCACCGTCCGGCACGCCACCGGGTCGCAGCCCGGACGCGCCGGTGGGTCGGCCCGGGCGGTCACCCGCACCCTGAGTGACGACCCGCTGGGTGGCACGGTACGCCGTACCGTGCTGCCCAGCGGTCTGCGCGTGCTGACCGAGGCGATCCCGGCGATGCGCAGCGTCTCCTTCGGCATCTGGGTGGCGGTCGGCTCCCGCGACGAGACCGGGCCGCAGGCCGGCGCGGCCCACTTCCTGGAGCACCTGCTGTTCAAGGGCACCAGGAAGCGGAGCGCGCTGGAGATCTCCTCGGAGATCGAGGCGGTGGGCGGCGAGACCAACGCCTTCACCACCAAGGAATACACCTGCTACTACGCCCGGGTGCTCGACGAGGACCTGCCGCTGGCCATCGACGTGATGTGCGACGCGGTCGCCGACTCGGTGCTGGAACCGGCCGACGTGGAGACCGAGCGGGGCGTCATCCTCGAAGAGATCGCCATGCACGACGACGAGCCCGGGGACGAGGTGCACGACCTGTTCGCCCGGGCCGTCTACGGTGACCATCCTCTCGGCCGGCTGATCTCCGGCACCGAGGAGACGGTCACCCCGATGACCCGGCGGCAGATCCAGAGCTTCTACCGGCGTCGCTACACCCCGCCGCAGATCGTCATCGCCGCGGCCGGCAACCTCGACCACGCCGCCGTGGTCAAGCTGGTCCGCCAGGCCCTGCGCGGCACCCCGCTGGACGCCGACCCGGCCACGCCGGCCCCGCACCGCCCGGCCACCCCGGCGGTACGCACGAAGCCGGCCACCACCCTGGTCGAGCCGAAGGAGACCGAGCAGGCGCACGTCATCCTCGGCTGCCCCGGCATCGACCGCACCGACGAGCGACGCTTCGCCCTCGGCGTGCTGAACAACGTCCTCGGCGGCGGGATGTCGAGCCGGCTGTTCCAGGAGATCCGGGAGCGGCGCGGCCTGGCCTACTCGGTCTACTCCTACGCCAGCCAGTACGCCGACAGCGGCCTCTTCGCGGTCTACGCCGGCTGCGCCCCGGGCAAGGTGGACGAGGTGCTGGAGCTGACCCGCGCCGAGCTGCGCCGGGTGGCCGCCGACGGGATAACCGCCGACGAGCTGGCCCGGGGCAAGGGCATGTCGAAGGGTTCCTTCGTGCTGGGCCTGGAGGACACCGGGTCGCGGATGAGCCGACTGGCCAAGGGGGAGCTGCTCTACGGCGACCTGATGCCGGTGGACGAGCTGCTCGCGCGGGTCGACGCGGTGACCCTCGACGACGTCAACGCCCTCGCCGCCGAGCTGCTCAGCCGGCCGATGTCCCTGGCTGTGGTCGGCCCGTTCGGGGAGAACGACTTCACCGGCTGA
- a CDS encoding polyribonucleotide nucleotidyltransferase — protein sequence MTETNLGTESRTAVIDNGSFGTREITFSTGRLARQAAGSVVAQLGETVVLSATTAGKQPKEQFDFFPLTVDVEERMYAAGRIPGSFFRREGRPSEDAILTCRLIDRPLRPSFVKGLRNEVQVVETILALDPQHPYDVVAINAASMSTKLSGLPFSGPIGATRVAHIDGQWVAFPTLEELARATFDMVVAGRALADGDVAIMMVEAEATPHAVALIAAGATAPTEEIVASGLEAAKPAIRELCRAQSELAEVAAKPVAEFPVFLDYQDDAYDAVADLTRAEVAEALKIAGKADREEALDRVKAKVAAELGPRFEGREKELSAAFRSLTKSEVRNRVLREQVRIDGRGPRDIRPLTAEVGVLPRVHGSALFERGETQILGVTTLNMLRMEQMIDTLSPENRKRYMHNYNFPPYSTGETGRVGSPKRREIGHGALAERALIPVLPSREEFPYAIRQVSEALGSNGSTSMGSVCASTLGLLSAGVPLKAPVAGIAMGLISDEVDGKTQYVTLTDILGAEDAFGDMDFKVAGTPEFVTALQLDTKLNGIPSDVLAAALQQANEARQTILDVMKRAIEAPAEMSEFAPRVTTVKIPVDKIGMVIGPKGQTINAIQDETGAEISIEDDGTIYVGATNGPSAQAAVDRINGIANPTLPKVGERFLGTVVKTAAFGAFISLLPGRDGLLHISKVGDGKRVEKVEDFLNVGDRVEVEIADIDARGKIYLDKVRPEGAEAPAAGEAEGGERPAGRGGDRGPRDRGDRDRERGSRGPERGERGPGGGEGGEGGERPRRRTRHS from the coding sequence AGTTCGACTTCTTCCCGCTGACCGTCGACGTCGAGGAGCGGATGTACGCCGCGGGCCGGATCCCCGGCTCGTTCTTCCGCCGCGAGGGTCGCCCCAGCGAGGACGCCATCCTCACCTGCCGGCTGATCGACCGGCCGCTGCGCCCGTCGTTCGTCAAGGGCCTGCGCAACGAGGTCCAGGTCGTCGAGACCATCCTCGCGCTCGACCCGCAGCACCCGTACGACGTGGTGGCGATCAACGCCGCCTCGATGTCGACCAAGCTCTCCGGCCTGCCCTTCTCCGGCCCGATCGGCGCGACCCGGGTCGCGCACATCGACGGCCAGTGGGTCGCCTTCCCGACCCTGGAGGAGCTGGCCCGGGCCACCTTCGACATGGTCGTGGCCGGCCGGGCGCTCGCCGACGGCGACGTCGCGATCATGATGGTCGAGGCGGAGGCGACGCCGCACGCCGTGGCCCTGATCGCGGCCGGCGCCACCGCGCCGACCGAGGAGATCGTGGCCAGCGGCCTGGAGGCCGCCAAGCCGGCGATCCGCGAGCTGTGCCGCGCGCAGAGTGAGCTGGCCGAGGTGGCCGCCAAGCCGGTCGCCGAGTTCCCGGTCTTCCTGGACTACCAGGATGACGCGTACGACGCGGTGGCCGATCTGACCCGCGCTGAGGTCGCTGAGGCCCTGAAGATCGCCGGCAAGGCGGACCGCGAGGAGGCCCTGGACCGGGTCAAGGCCAAGGTCGCCGCGGAGCTCGGCCCGCGCTTCGAGGGCCGGGAGAAGGAGTTGAGCGCCGCCTTCCGGTCGCTCACCAAGTCCGAGGTGCGCAACCGAGTGCTGCGCGAGCAGGTCCGCATCGACGGCCGCGGCCCGCGCGACATCCGTCCGCTGACCGCCGAGGTCGGCGTGCTGCCGCGGGTGCACGGCTCGGCGCTGTTCGAGCGGGGCGAGACCCAGATCCTGGGCGTCACCACGCTGAACATGCTGCGCATGGAGCAGATGATCGACACCCTCTCTCCGGAGAACCGCAAGCGCTACATGCACAACTACAACTTCCCGCCGTACTCGACCGGTGAGACCGGTCGGGTCGGCTCGCCGAAGCGGCGCGAGATCGGCCACGGCGCCCTCGCGGAGCGGGCGCTGATCCCGGTGCTGCCGTCGCGCGAGGAGTTCCCGTACGCCATCCGGCAGGTCTCCGAGGCGCTCGGCTCCAACGGCTCCACCTCGATGGGTTCGGTCTGCGCCTCGACGCTGGGCCTGCTCAGCGCCGGTGTGCCGCTGAAGGCGCCGGTCGCCGGCATCGCCATGGGTCTCATCTCCGACGAGGTGGACGGCAAGACCCAGTACGTGACGCTGACCGACATCCTCGGCGCCGAGGACGCGTTCGGTGACATGGACTTCAAGGTCGCCGGTACGCCGGAGTTCGTCACCGCACTCCAGCTCGACACCAAGCTCAACGGCATCCCGTCGGACGTGCTGGCCGCCGCGCTGCAGCAGGCGAACGAGGCTCGGCAGACCATCCTCGACGTGATGAAGCGGGCCATCGAGGCGCCGGCCGAGATGTCGGAGTTCGCGCCGCGGGTCACCACCGTCAAGATCCCGGTGGACAAGATCGGCATGGTGATCGGCCCGAAGGGGCAGACCATCAACGCCATCCAGGACGAGACCGGCGCCGAGATCTCCATCGAGGACGACGGCACGATCTACGTCGGCGCCACCAACGGCCCGTCCGCCCAGGCGGCGGTGGACCGGATCAACGGCATCGCCAACCCGACCTTGCCGAAGGTGGGGGAGCGGTTCCTCGGCACGGTGGTCAAGACCGCCGCGTTCGGCGCATTCATCTCGCTCCTGCCGGGCCGCGACGGCCTGCTGCACATCTCCAAGGTGGGCGACGGCAAGCGGGTCGAAAAGGTCGAGGACTTCCTCAACGTCGGCGACCGGGTCGAGGTGGAGATCGCGGATATCGACGCCCGCGGCAAGATCTACCTGGACAAGGTCCGCCCGGAGGGCGCCGAGGCGCCGGCCGCCGGTGAGGCCGAGGGTGGCGAGCGTCCGGCCGGCCGCGGTGGCGACCGTGGCCCGCGGGACCGCGGCGACCGGGACCGCGAGCGCGGCAGCCGGGGCCCGGAGCGCGGCGAGCGCGGCCCGGGCGGCGGCGAGGGTGGCGAGGGCGGCGAGCGTCCGCGCCGTCGGACCCGCCACAGCTGA